CCGAGCGGGAGGCGGAGATGACGCAGTTGGAAGCCTCCATCATCGACACGGTGGCGGGCCGTGACGACCTGGCGGATCTGGCGCAGAACCTGCGGTTCCAGCGCACGCCCGAGGGGCTGGATATCCAGATTGTCGACCGGGACGGCCGCTCCATGTTCGCCACCGGCAGCGCGCGGATCGAGGATCGGACCCGGCAATTGCTGCGGGTCATCGGGGAGGCGATCGTCGATTTGCCCAACACGCTGACCATCTCGGGCCATACCGATGCCGTGCCCTATACCCGCACCACCGGCTATTCCAATTGGGAGCTGTCGGCGGACCGCGCCAATGCCACCCGCCGCGTTCTGGTCGATACCGGCATCGCGCAAAGCCGCATCACCCGGATCTCCGGCGTGGCTGCCACCCGCCCGCTGACCCCGGACGACCCCACGGCGGCGGAGAATCGGCGGATCAGCGTCACCTTGAATTACCCCGCAGCCCTGCGCTGAAGGGGCAACGATTCGTCTTGAGCTGCCGCAAAATGTGGCGGGAACGGAACGTTTCTTCCGCTACATGTAGTCTTCTTACACCACCTGTGGCAGAGGTTTCCCTTACGGTAGATTGCTGTGGAAAACCGAGAAAAATCCTCTCTGACCATATGGTTAATCCTTGTCGGAAGCCGCAGCATTTAGACGCCGCCCGGAACTTACCCACAAGATTTGGCGATGGTGCCGGTGCGACTCTCTTTCCGGTGGGAAAAGGTTGCACTAAAGTAAACGTGACGCTGGCGGAGTGGGTGCTGCCGGTGCCACGTGAGGGACAGAATGATGAGTATCGCGGAACTTTTGCCGTTAATCTGGCAGGGCGGAGTCATGCCTTTGACCACCGAAACCCGGTTTTCCGCCGCGTTCGAAGCCCTGGTTCCGGCCAGCGCGACCTTTCTGTCCTGTCGTGGCGCGGATCTGCCGCGAGTGCTGACGGATGATACCGAACTGGCCCCGGCGCTGCCGCTGGGCGATGTTCTGGCCGAGGAACTTGCCCTCGACGTGCCCTATGATTGCCTGGTGGTGTTGGTGCCCGAGGGCGCCGATGACCGCTTCTCCCGCGCCCTGGGGCGTGCCGTTGGCGACTGCCTGCTGATCGCGCAGGATCGGGGCCATCTGCCGATGGAACGGGAAACCGACGCGCTGTTCATGCTGGCCCATTCGGCGGCCCGCCTGGCCTGCACCGCGCGGCTGCGGGATCTGGGCGTGGAGGCGCGGCCATTCTGTCTGGGCCTTGCCGACAGCCTGGACCGGTTCTGGTGCCGGGGCGCGGCCAAAGGTGGCTCAGGCGCATTGTTCGCCCGCTCCGATTTCCTGAGCCAACCGCAACTGACCGCCTATCTGCGCCGTCTCGACCCGTGCTTTACTGCCCCCGAGCCGCGTCGGATCCCGATCGACCTGCTGACCGTCTCGGGCAGCGGTCTGGGCGTCGGCGACTGGATCGCCTGCCTTCAGGCCGGGCTGCGGGAGGCGCTGGATCCTTCGGTCAGCCCCTATGCGCTGCCGGCCACGGTGCGGCGGCCGCAATGGCGTTTTAACCTTCATTAAATCAAACAAAACTTCCTGATTTCCGCGATTTGTGCTTACTTGTCCTTGCAGGCAAGGAAACGATTGGGCGTTTTTCATGATGTCCATGTCTTATCACGCTGCGATGCGCGAACCTCTTCTGGAAGTTGACCATGAAAAGGCCGCCATCCGCAGCTGGCAGGATCAGGGAGACCCGAAAGCATTGGAGGTTCTGGTACGCTCGCACGCGCGCCAGGCCTGGTCCCATGCGGCACGGTTCACCGACAACCCTGTACATCTCGAGGACCTGGCCGCCGAAGGGGTGATCGGCATCATCCGCGCCGCCAACAATTTCGACCGCGAACAGGAGGTCCGGTTTTCGACCTATGCCGCCTGGTGGATCATGAACGGCGTCTCCAACGCCCTGTCGCGGATCAAGGCGGTGATCGATATTCCGGCGCGCACCTACCTGGACGCCCAGTTGGGCCGACTGCCGGAAGAGGAGCGCCGCCTGGTGCGCATGGCGGCCCAGGGTCTCGTTGCCATCGACAGCGCGGCGCAGGACGACGATCCCACCGGGCGCAACATGTTGGTCAGTGGCGATATCGGTCCCGAGGAAGCGCTGGTTCTGGACAGTCACCAGCAGGCACTGGCGCGGCTGTTGCAGGATGCGCTGGCTGAAATGACGGCAGAGGAAGTTGCGGTGATCCATCGGCGGAAACTGCGATCGCCTCCCGATCCGCTGGCTGAAATCGCCACGGATCTTGGCACCAGCACAGACCGCCTGCGGCAGGTGGAAAAACGCGCCATCCTGCGTCTGCGGCGCAAGTTGATCGACAAGGGGTTTTCGCGGAACGTGCTGACATGATTGATCTTCAGGCCCTGCTGGCCCGGTTGTCCGGGGGGGCGGTGACGCCGGCTGACAGCGCTGGAACCACAGCTGCGCGCGGGCTGTTCCCCGCCGTGCTGTCGGCCTTGCGCGGCGGCGAGGTGGTGGCGCAGGGGGCCGGGCCCTCGGGCCACGTGGCGGCGGATCCGCTGGCGCGGGTCGATGCGATCCTGGCAGAGGCGGCGGCCTGGCTGGCCGATCCCGACCTTTCGGATATCGAGATCGCGGGACAGCTGGAAGCCGCGTTGACCCGACTGCGGCCGGTCCTGTCGCAGATCATGGCCGTGCAGACGGGGCCATCGGGGCAGGGCGCGACCGCGGTGCTGGCCGCCCTGTCGTCCGGCCCCGGCGGCGAAGCGGAGGCGGTGCCCCCCGCTCCGCGTGGCCTGGCCGCAGCATTGCCTGCCCTGGGGGAGGTGCTGCGCGGGATGGCAGAGGCCGGGCAGGTGGCCGACACCGGCGGGGCGGCCCCGCTCGATGCGACGGATCAAGGCGGTGGGGACACCGGCCTGGCTGTCGCCGCGCTTCCCCCTGCCGTGTTGCTGCTGTTGCGCGCCGCCATCCTGCCGGAGGCCCAGGCGCCCCGGTTTGCCGCTGCCGCGCAGTCGGGCGGTGGCATGGCCGATATTCCCGCCGGATGGGCGGGCAAGGCGGTGCCGCTC
Above is a genomic segment from Pseudooceanicola aestuarii containing:
- a CDS encoding sigma-70 family RNA polymerase sigma factor, with the translated sequence MMSMSYHAAMREPLLEVDHEKAAIRSWQDQGDPKALEVLVRSHARQAWSHAARFTDNPVHLEDLAAEGVIGIIRAANNFDREQEVRFSTYAAWWIMNGVSNALSRIKAVIDIPARTYLDAQLGRLPEEERRLVRMAAQGLVAIDSAAQDDDPTGRNMLVSGDIGPEEALVLDSHQQALARLLQDALAEMTAEEVAVIHRRKLRSPPDPLAEIATDLGTSTDRLRQVEKRAILRLRRKLIDKGFSRNVLT